Part of the Caldisericia bacterium genome is shown below.
GACAATTCCTACTCCAATGCCAACAAGTACTCCACCATAAATTGCCGCAAGAAGTGGATTTGATGTTAGAGAAGAGAAATAAATTGAGAAAAAATCAATAAAAAATGAAGATGTTATAACTCCAAAAAGAGTCAATCCTATAAAATTAAAACCCCATTTTTTACCAGCAATTATAAATAGTGGAAGATTTAGAATAAAATACATTGTTCCAACTGGAAAGCCTATTAAGTGATAAATTATGATTGATAAACCAGAAAATCCACCTGGTGCAATTTTATTTGGTGATAAAAATAAAACAATACCAAAGGCTTGTATTATTGATCCTAAAGTTATTCCTAATAATCTTTTAATTAATTTCTTTATTGGTGTTTTTATCTTTTTCATCCTTTATATATTTTAAATAACTCCATATAAATTCATCAATATTTCCAGAAATTACTTCTTCAACATTATATATTTCTAAACCAGTTCTGTGATCTTTAACAAGTGTATATGGATGAAAAACATAACTTCTAACTTCATAGCCCCATGAAGCAGAAACAAAACCTCCCTTAAGTTCATAAATTTTTTTTTCTTTCTCTCTTCTTTTTAATTCAATTAATTTCGCCATAAGTATTTTCATTGCAGTTTCCTTATTTTTTAATTGAGATCTCTCATTTTGACAGGTTGCAGTTATTCCTGTTGGTAGATGAACAATTCTTACTGCGGAATCAGTTTTATTAACATATTGACCTCCATGACCACTTGCTCTAAAAACATCAATTCTTAATTCATCTTCAGAAATTTTTAACTCTTCATCTTCAATTTCTGGAATTACTTCAACTAAAGCAAAAGATGTGTGTCTTCTTCTATTTGCGTCAAAAGGTGAAATGCGTACTAATCTATGAACTCCACCTTCTCCTTTAAGAAGACCATAAGCATATTTTCCTTTTACAAGTATTGTTGCACTTTTTATACCAGCTTCTTCTCCATAAGATACATCAACAACTTCAGTTTTAAAACCTTTTTTGTCGCACCATCTCAAATACATTTCAAAAAGAATTTGAGTCCAATCCATAGCATCAACTCCACCAGCACCTGAGGATAAAGAAAGAATTGCGTTTTTATCATCATATTCACCTGAAAGAAAATAGATCTTTTTGTACTCTTCAAGATTCTCGATTAATTTCCTTATATTTTCTCTTAACTCTTCTCTTAAACTCTCGTCTTCTTCTTTTTCAAGAAGTTCAACAATTATTTCACTCTCTTTTAACAATGAAATAATATTATCACCTCTCTCTTTCTCTTCTTTTAGTCTTTCAAGATCAGATAATATTTTTTTTGCCTCTTCACTACCCCAATCTTTTATAATAAAAGTTTTTTCTTCAAGTTCTTTTATTTTTAAATTTATCCTAAGAAGTTCCTCTTTAAGAGAGAGGTTTTCAAACTCAATTT
Proteins encoded:
- the prfB gene encoding peptide chain release factor 2 — encoded protein: MNEKRIERKEEENLKKLKIEFENLSLKEELLRINLKIKELEEKTFIIKDWGSEEAKKILSDLERLKEEKERGDNIISLLKESEIIVELLEKEEDESLREELRENIRKLIENLEEYKKIYFLSGEYDDKNAILSLSSGAGGVDAMDWTQILFEMYLRWCDKKGFKTEVVDVSYGEEAGIKSATILVKGKYAYGLLKGEGGVHRLVRISPFDANRRRHTSFALVEVIPEIEDEELKISEDELRIDVFRASGHGGQYVNKTDSAVRIVHLPTGITATCQNERSQLKNKETAMKILMAKLIELKRREKEKKIYELKGGFVSASWGYEVRSYVFHPYTLVKDHRTGLEIYNVEEVISGNIDEFIWSYLKYIKDEKDKNTNKEIN